Proteins encoded by one window of Cervus canadensis isolate Bull #8, Minnesota chromosome 18, ASM1932006v1, whole genome shotgun sequence:
- the LOC122420250 gene encoding uncharacterized protein LOC122420250 yields MGEVEAAESLAPSTPPAALGTPGRARGAGGAGRRWSHSRRQIQPSWGIRPHLARFTPEKQRRLPAPLSGTPGPLPSCPCQRFPRPHTLLLLHSLLHHVYPECVRHLTLAPGVSSVKPDTRRWAEGDFWTDWWTGATGRWPSMDRGLESLSGCLLGGPVPVIGILKGEFRFEVDNGLHPSGFALSWKSWGAIEELSPPTEAVIQGRCCSVPCPAQPCLAALEGMLWEAGPRAGRRHPQMPGFRQPWLPVLSVESRAHVLEGGSGRPSACLGPSACSPSPLAPPPTSPGRVWAETQWGEGLVGAGGGGWGRALLGSPGGLFGAESLQPAGACCSPPCWLHPFFPFFTFF; encoded by the exons ATGGGTGAGGTTGAGGCTGCCGAGTCATTAGCCCCCTCCACTCCCCCAGCGGCCCTGGGAACGCCAGGCCGGGCAcgcggggcgggcggggctgGGAGGCGCTGGAGCCACAGCCGCCGGCAAATCCAGCCCAGCTGGGGGATTAGACCGCATCTGGCTCGGTTTACACCAGAGAAACAAAGGCGGCTGCCGGCGCCTTTATCTG GTACCCCGGGACCTCTGCCCAGCTGCCCCTGCCAGCGCTTCCCCAGGccccacaccctcctcctcctgcacAGCCTCCTGCATCACGTGTACCCTGAGTGTGTCCGTCACCTCACCCTCGCACCAGGGGTCTCCAGTGTGAAACCAGATACTCGTAGATGGGCTGAGGGGGACTTCTGGACAGACTGGTGGACAGGGGCCACAGGCCGATGGCCTAGCATGGACAGAGGCTTGGAGAGCTTGAGTGGCTGCCTACTTGGGGGGCCTGTCCCAGTGATTGGAATCCTGAAAGGGGAGTTCAGATTTGAAGTTGACAACGGGCTCCACCCTTCGGGGTTTGCCTTATCCTGGAAGTCATGGGGAGCCATTGAAG aaCTATCGCCTCCCACAGAGGCAGTCATCCAAGGGAGGTGCTGTTCTGTCCCCTGCCCTGCACAGCCATGCCTCGCAGCCCTGGAGGGGATGCTGTGGGAAGCTGGACCCCGGGCGGGCAGGCGGCATCCTCAGATGCCGGGATTTCGTCAGCCTTGGCTCCCCGTTCTGTCGGTGGAATCCCGGGCGCACGTCCTGGAAGGGGGCTCTGGAAGGCCCTCTGCTTGTCTTGGCCCCTCTGCCTGCTCCCCTTCGCCccttgcccccccccccacctcccccggcAGGGTTTGGGCAGAGACCCAGTGGGGGGAGGgcttggtgggggcggggggggggggttgggggagggctcTGCTGGGCTCTCCAGGTGGCCTGTTTGGAGCAGAATCACTGCAGCCTGCTGGCGCCTGCTGCTCTCCCCCATGCTGGCTCCAccccttcttcccattttttactttcttttag